A genomic window from Thermococcus nautili includes:
- a CDS encoding RNA ligase gives MVSSGFRNLLLKLGLPEGRLEVLEGKGGIEEDTFEGIRYVRFRDSARGFRRGTAVFEDGTVVLGFPHIKRIVQLKNGVKRIFKGKPFYVEEKVDGYNVRVVKVKGRILALTRGGFVCPFTTERILDFINEEFFRDYPNLVLVGEMAGPESPYLVEGPPYVKEDIQFFLFDIQEKGTGRSIPAEERYKLAEEYGIPQVEVFGLYDRSRIDELRELVDKLSEEKREGVVMKTPDMKRIAKYVTPYANINDIRIGSRIFFDLPGGYFMGRISRLAFHIAERRIRGEDFENYAKALGEALLKPLVESIEEVSQGHDVEETFRVRVKNVSTAHRMVNHFERLGLKIHIEDIEDLGNGYWRITFKRLYPDATREIRELWNGLAFVD, from the coding sequence ATGGTCAGCTCGGGGTTTCGAAACCTTCTCCTGAAGCTCGGCCTGCCGGAGGGGAGACTTGAGGTACTCGAGGGGAAAGGAGGGATAGAGGAAGATACCTTCGAGGGAATTCGCTACGTCCGCTTCCGCGATTCGGCGAGGGGCTTCAGGAGAGGAACGGCCGTTTTTGAGGACGGGACGGTCGTTTTAGGATTTCCGCACATAAAGCGAATCGTCCAGCTCAAGAACGGTGTAAAGAGGATATTCAAGGGCAAACCCTTCTACGTCGAGGAGAAGGTTGACGGCTACAACGTCCGCGTCGTCAAAGTTAAGGGCAGGATTTTAGCGCTCACCAGGGGCGGTTTCGTCTGCCCCTTCACGACCGAGAGGATTCTTGACTTCATCAACGAGGAGTTCTTCAGGGATTACCCCAACCTCGTCCTCGTCGGCGAGATGGCCGGGCCGGAGAGCCCCTATCTCGTCGAGGGGCCACCCTACGTTAAGGAGGATATCCAGTTCTTCCTGTTCGACATTCAGGAGAAGGGAACCGGCAGGAGCATTCCGGCTGAGGAGAGGTATAAACTCGCCGAGGAGTACGGGATTCCGCAGGTTGAAGTCTTCGGCCTCTACGATAGGTCAAGGATTGACGAGCTGAGGGAGCTTGTTGATAAGCTCAGCGAGGAGAAGCGAGAAGGCGTCGTCATGAAGACGCCGGACATGAAGAGAATAGCGAAGTACGTGACGCCCTACGCGAACATCAACGACATAAGGATAGGCTCCAGGATTTTCTTCGACTTGCCCGGCGGCTACTTCATGGGGAGGATAAGCCGGCTCGCCTTCCACATAGCCGAGCGGAGGATTAGGGGCGAGGACTTCGAGAACTACGCGAAGGCACTCGGAGAGGCCCTCCTAAAGCCCCTCGTTGAGAGCATCGAAGAAGTATCGCAGGGCCACGACGTTGAGGAGACCTTCAGGGTGAGGGTGAAGAACGTGAGCACCGCCCACAGAATGGTGAACCACTTCGAGAGGCTCGGCCTCAAAATCCACATCGAGGACATAGAGGACTTGGGGAACGGCTACTGGAGGATAACCTTCAAGAGGCTCTACCCCGACGCGACGCGCGAGATAAGGGAGCTGTGGAACGGCTTGGCCTTCGTGGACTGA
- the mntA gene encoding type VII toxin-antitoxin system MntA family adenylyltransferase antitoxin — protein sequence MSRVHLNKDEVIKALIEFLMEKEEIIFAYLHGSFLEGEFYRDIDVAVYVDPEKVKDFLSYELKLAVELELLLKYPVDVRVLNDAPPAFRYRVLHGKLLFTRDEEKWLEFYDLTVREYLDFRHFEREMRRELLHRGS from the coding sequence ATGTCGAGAGTACATCTAAACAAGGATGAGGTCATCAAAGCCCTCATCGAATTCCTTATGGAGAAGGAGGAGATAATATTCGCCTACCTTCACGGTAGTTTCCTTGAGGGTGAGTTCTATCGGGACATCGACGTTGCCGTGTACGTTGACCCGGAGAAGGTCAAGGACTTTCTCAGCTACGAGCTCAAGCTCGCGGTGGAGCTTGAGTTGCTCCTCAAATACCCGGTTGATGTCAGGGTTTTGAACGACGCACCGCCGGCTTTCAGGTACCGGGTCCTCCACGGAAAGCTACTCTTCACCAGGGACGAGGAGAAATGGCTTGAGTTCTACGACCTGACGGTTAGAGAGTACCTCGACTTCAGGCACTTTGAAAGGGAAATGAGAAGGGAGCTCCTTCACAGGGGCTCGTAG
- a CDS encoding replication protein RepA: MEEMRFRRRKPAVERKIAEIREDDTRVSLIGKAFKVDKLDYTFWLDDGTGVILVESEENVLPENGQVVRVIGRVIRSEESVHIFGEVIQDFSDADLEALEEIRELERKVLPKVENVISFFGGEEL, encoded by the coding sequence ATGGAGGAGATGAGGTTTAGGCGCAGAAAGCCCGCCGTCGAGAGGAAGATTGCCGAGATTAGGGAAGACGACACCAGAGTTTCCCTAATCGGTAAGGCCTTCAAGGTTGACAAGCTCGACTACACCTTCTGGCTCGACGACGGGACGGGAGTTATACTCGTCGAGAGCGAGGAGAACGTCCTCCCCGAGAACGGCCAGGTCGTCAGGGTCATCGGCAGGGTCATAAGGAGCGAGGAGAGCGTTCACATCTTCGGCGAGGTCATACAGGACTTCAGCGACGCCGATTTGGAGGCCCTGGAGGAGATAAGGGAGCTCGAGAGGAAAGTGCTCCCGAAGGTTGAGAACGTCATCAGCTTCTTCGGAGGTGAGGAGCTATGA
- the scpB gene encoding SMC-Scp complex subunit ScpB has product MGLLEDKALVEAALFVSGRPLSVKELSKALGIKSLDYLEKLIELIAAEYAERKSAIEVVKVLGDKYVMQVKQEYSQRVIHLMPRPDLRTGELKTLALIAYLQPIEQSKIIKLRGSQAYEHIKKLIEMGLIYAEPYERTKLLGTTQKFAELYGFPENDPAIIKEAFKKVVHAEYSDLIAKLEGKAGDEGAETEGDRSESDGTS; this is encoded by the coding sequence ATGGGACTGCTGGAGGACAAGGCCCTCGTTGAGGCGGCCCTCTTCGTTTCGGGAAGACCGCTCAGCGTCAAAGAACTGTCGAAGGCCCTCGGGATAAAATCCCTAGACTACCTCGAAAAGCTCATCGAGCTCATAGCGGCTGAGTACGCGGAGAGAAAGAGCGCCATAGAGGTCGTCAAAGTTCTGGGCGACAAATACGTCATGCAGGTCAAGCAGGAGTACAGCCAGAGGGTTATCCACCTCATGCCGAGACCCGACCTGAGGACCGGCGAGCTGAAGACCCTCGCGCTTATAGCTTACCTCCAGCCGATAGAGCAGAGCAAAATCATAAAGCTCCGCGGAAGCCAGGCCTACGAGCACATAAAGAAGCTCATCGAGATGGGTCTAATCTACGCCGAGCCCTACGAGAGGACGAAGCTCCTCGGAACGACCCAGAAGTTTGCGGAGCTCTACGGCTTCCCAGAGAACGACCCTGCGATAATCAAGGAGGCCTTTAAGAAGGTTGTCCACGCGGAGTACAGCGACCTCATAGCGAAGCTCGAGGGCAAGGCAGGGGACGAGGGTGCCGAAACTGAGGGAGACCGTTCAGAAAGCGATGGAACTTCTTGA
- a CDS encoding OB-fold nucleic acid binding domain-containing protein, whose amino-acid sequence MVGLTKEQIINRIIRHRGLSKEEIEERIAELAKTHGISEHAAAVMLAEELGVKLEEGEELLHIADLVPGMSNVNIVARVLRKFPPREYKKRDGSTGRVANLIIYDSTGQARLVLWDNFVSKYYDELSPGDVIKVIDPLVKEGLRGVELHANYRTRIIKDPEDPRVEEIPPIEEVRTYNYRRMKIKDLEGSERFVELRGTIARLYRVITYDSCPECRRKVDYDPASESWVCPEHGPVKPVKMVVLDFGLDDSTGYIRVTLFGDDASELLGENPEEIDERLKKLIEEGLTMREAGRKLAEETYYPLLGREIIVRGNVTEDKFLGTLLKARTWEDVDERREIELARRELREVLRAFGGE is encoded by the coding sequence ATGGTAGGCCTTACAAAGGAGCAGATAATCAATCGAATCATCCGGCATCGGGGCCTCTCAAAAGAGGAAATCGAGGAGAGGATTGCCGAGCTGGCTAAAACCCATGGAATTTCCGAGCACGCCGCGGCCGTAATGCTGGCCGAAGAGCTCGGCGTCAAGCTCGAGGAGGGAGAGGAGCTCCTCCACATAGCCGACCTCGTTCCGGGAATGAGCAACGTCAACATCGTCGCGAGGGTTCTCAGGAAGTTCCCGCCGAGGGAGTACAAGAAGAGGGACGGCTCGACCGGAAGGGTTGCCAACCTCATCATTTACGACTCCACCGGCCAGGCGAGGCTCGTCCTCTGGGACAACTTCGTGAGCAAGTACTACGACGAGCTCAGCCCCGGCGACGTCATCAAGGTCATAGACCCCCTCGTCAAGGAGGGACTCCGCGGGGTTGAGCTCCACGCCAACTACAGGACGAGAATCATCAAGGACCCCGAAGACCCGCGCGTCGAGGAGATACCGCCCATCGAGGAGGTCAGAACTTACAACTACAGGAGGATGAAGATTAAGGACCTCGAAGGAAGCGAGCGCTTCGTCGAGCTCAGGGGAACCATAGCGAGGCTTTACCGCGTCATAACCTACGATTCCTGCCCGGAGTGCAGGAGGAAGGTTGACTACGACCCAGCGAGCGAGAGCTGGGTCTGCCCGGAGCACGGTCCGGTCAAGCCCGTGAAGATGGTCGTCCTCGACTTTGGCCTGGACGACTCAACAGGTTACATCAGGGTCACGCTCTTCGGCGACGATGCCAGCGAGTTGCTCGGCGAGAACCCCGAGGAAATAGATGAGAGACTCAAGAAGCTCATCGAAGAGGGCCTGACGATGAGGGAAGCCGGCAGAAAGCTCGCGGAGGAGACCTACTACCCGCTCCTCGGCAGGGAGATAATCGTCAGGGGCAACGTCACCGAGGATAAGTTCCTCGGAACGCTCCTCAAGGCCAGAACATGGGAAGACGTTGATGAGAGGCGCGAGATAGAGCTCGCGAGGAGAGAGCTGAGGGAAGTTTTGAGGGCCTTCGGTGGTGAGTGA
- a CDS encoding OB-fold nucleic acid binding domain-containing protein, translating into MKKRLPASRVYIKDILDGYYVRSEGDFEPNYLITRDARKVYRVKVVATVVREPVISDDETYGKFQIDDGTGTIWVLGFRDDTRFIRLVKKGDIVQIIGKVAEWRDDKQILVEGVAKVSPNFWILHRFETLRDKVEHAEKAKIAFEIYDRYGITAKAKVIAKNKGVDEELLQTIDELYTMMLEQRALEEELIEEETTEETEETPVSPELEKAKEAVMNLLREKGKALSHKFIVKKLSKEFDEEIIEEAISQLLADGEIYEPEIGFYEPL; encoded by the coding sequence ATGAAGAAGCGCCTTCCAGCGAGCAGGGTCTACATCAAAGACATCCTCGACGGCTACTACGTCAGGAGCGAAGGTGATTTCGAGCCGAACTACCTCATAACGCGCGACGCCAGAAAGGTCTACCGCGTCAAGGTCGTCGCTACGGTCGTCAGGGAGCCGGTGATAAGCGACGACGAGACCTACGGCAAGTTCCAGATTGACGACGGAACCGGAACCATCTGGGTTCTCGGCTTTAGAGACGACACGCGCTTCATAAGGCTCGTGAAGAAAGGAGACATAGTCCAGATAATCGGAAAAGTTGCTGAATGGCGCGATGACAAGCAGATACTCGTCGAGGGAGTTGCGAAGGTGAGCCCGAACTTCTGGATACTCCACCGCTTTGAAACGCTCCGCGACAAGGTCGAGCACGCCGAGAAGGCGAAGATAGCCTTCGAAATCTACGACCGCTACGGCATAACGGCAAAGGCCAAGGTCATAGCCAAGAACAAGGGCGTTGACGAGGAGCTACTCCAGACGATAGACGAGCTGTACACGATGATGCTTGAGCAGAGGGCCCTTGAGGAAGAGCTAATCGAGGAGGAAACGACCGAGGAGACTGAAGAGACACCGGTCAGCCCGGAGCTTGAGAAGGCGAAGGAAGCCGTCATGAACCTCCTCCGCGAGAAGGGCAAAGCCCTGTCGCACAAGTTCATAGTCAAGAAGCTCTCCAAGGAGTTCGACGAGGAAATCATTGAAGAAGCCATAAGCCAGCTCTTAGCCGATGGAGAAATCTACGAGCCGGAGATAGGCTTCTACGAGCCCCTGTGA
- a CDS encoding geranylgeranylglycerol-phosphate geranylgeranyltransferase, with protein sequence MEARAFIEITRPHNCVLAGVVGLLGSIVAVGHFPEPVKALLVFLVVTLGCSAGNTINDYFDYEIDRINRPERPLPRGAMSRKTAFWYAMALFAIGLILASLINVYAFLLAVVAYTTMFLYAWKLKPLPFVGNLVVAGLTGATPLYGAIAVGKIGLAGYLALCAFLVNVAREVIKDIEDVEGDLAKGARTLPIVIGKKKSAYVGAFFAVLTVIASFLPIKAGVGLSYLAMVPVDAIILYSAFLILRSQDRETAHRSQKLLKISIFLAVMAFMIASLVR encoded by the coding sequence TTGGAGGCGAGGGCTTTCATCGAAATAACGAGGCCGCACAACTGCGTCCTGGCTGGGGTAGTCGGCCTGCTGGGTTCGATAGTGGCGGTGGGCCACTTCCCGGAGCCGGTAAAGGCGTTGCTCGTCTTCTTAGTGGTCACTCTCGGTTGCTCCGCCGGCAACACGATAAACGACTACTTTGACTACGAAATAGACAGGATAAACCGGCCCGAGAGGCCCCTGCCGAGGGGTGCGATGAGCAGAAAAACGGCCTTCTGGTACGCGATGGCGCTCTTCGCCATTGGCCTAATCCTCGCCTCCCTGATAAACGTCTACGCCTTCCTGCTTGCTGTTGTCGCCTACACCACGATGTTCCTCTACGCCTGGAAGCTCAAGCCACTCCCCTTCGTCGGCAACCTCGTCGTCGCTGGCCTTACAGGGGCCACACCGCTCTACGGCGCGATAGCGGTCGGGAAGATAGGCCTTGCCGGTTATCTGGCCCTGTGTGCGTTCCTCGTTAACGTCGCGAGGGAGGTAATAAAGGACATAGAGGATGTGGAAGGCGACCTCGCCAAGGGCGCGAGAACTCTCCCGATAGTCATCGGGAAGAAGAAATCCGCCTACGTGGGGGCGTTCTTCGCTGTTCTGACGGTTATCGCGTCCTTCCTGCCGATTAAGGCCGGCGTCGGTCTCAGCTACCTTGCAATGGTTCCCGTCGATGCCATAATCCTATACTCGGCATTCCTAATCCTCCGCTCGCAGGACAGGGAAACCGCCCACCGCTCGCAAAAACTGCTCAAAATAAGCATATTCCTTGCCGTTATGGCCTTCATGATAGCTTCGCTCGTGAGGTGA
- a CDS encoding DUF835 domain-containing protein — translation MESLLLLGQMLSLTAKIVVAVFLLRAYRISERFSSLHLGIAWLVSAVVVLMDALGQETFVVIFYALFSAVLFYGSLLFLIEEGQVSLKRPWMWALPPIVGTVYGLLLGSGWDSRVGISYGVSAFYVFLAGVTIASAEADFPTARRAGIALALFGLHEMDYPILRDVSWFAPIGFTVGAFLTLLSAYLMARMVLSERFIGRKPTVEVKPGVQLLTRENYGSVVDGLKDYPVLAFLREPAPYPAWTGYMLTAVSGEMKIHPTNLARISEIVSRYLREASAQGVTGVVVIDGVEFLVTYNGLQPVLKFLATLRDMALVNRALLLVFIEEGAWNPKELSMLRRIFASE, via the coding sequence ATGGAGAGCTTGCTACTCCTCGGCCAGATGCTCAGCTTAACGGCCAAAATTGTTGTTGCAGTTTTCCTGCTGAGGGCGTATCGAATTTCGGAGAGGTTCTCATCCCTTCACCTAGGCATCGCTTGGCTGGTGTCCGCTGTAGTCGTTCTCATGGATGCGCTTGGACAGGAAACGTTTGTGGTTATTTTCTACGCTCTTTTTTCTGCGGTGCTCTTTTACGGTTCCCTTCTCTTTCTCATTGAAGAAGGCCAGGTTTCACTTAAACGCCCCTGGATGTGGGCCCTTCCTCCAATCGTTGGGACTGTTTACGGCCTTCTCCTTGGCAGCGGCTGGGACTCCCGCGTGGGGATATCCTACGGAGTTTCGGCCTTTTACGTCTTCCTCGCCGGAGTTACCATAGCCTCAGCCGAGGCCGACTTCCCCACGGCAAGAAGGGCTGGAATCGCCTTGGCGCTCTTTGGCCTTCATGAAATGGACTACCCAATCCTTAGAGACGTCTCTTGGTTTGCGCCAATCGGTTTTACCGTAGGTGCGTTCCTAACACTGCTCTCCGCTTATCTAATGGCAAGAATGGTGCTCTCGGAGAGGTTCATCGGGAGGAAACCGACCGTTGAAGTTAAGCCCGGCGTCCAGCTGCTAACACGTGAGAATTATGGTAGCGTCGTGGACGGACTGAAGGACTACCCTGTCCTTGCGTTTCTGAGGGAACCGGCACCGTATCCAGCTTGGACCGGCTACATGCTGACTGCAGTAAGCGGTGAGATGAAGATTCACCCCACGAACCTTGCCAGGATTAGCGAGATAGTGAGCAGATACCTACGCGAGGCCTCTGCTCAGGGCGTTACGGGCGTTGTTGTCATTGACGGCGTGGAGTTCCTAGTGACCTACAACGGCCTCCAACCGGTTCTCAAGTTCCTCGCGACGCTCCGGGACATGGCGCTTGTGAACAGAGCTCTCCTCCTCGTTTTCATAGAGGAAGGAGCCTGGAACCCCAAGGAACTGTCCATGCTGAGGAGGATTTTCGCGAGCGAATGA
- the hepT gene encoding type VII toxin-antitoxin system HepT family RNase toxin, with translation MGIDPDLVLRRLEELEDALTELEEIALMDLEKFLSEKYVKDAAKYRLITAIEAAISVCNHIVAKLGKPANTYSECFLRLSELGVISEDLAHRLSMMAKFRNMLVHIYWRIRDERVYSILRNDIGDLRQFVDEVLAYVESTSKQG, from the coding sequence GTGGGAATTGACCCGGATTTAGTTCTCCGTCGCCTGGAAGAGCTTGAAGATGCACTCACGGAGCTGGAGGAGATAGCCTTAATGGACTTAGAGAAGTTTTTGAGCGAAAAGTACGTCAAAGACGCCGCAAAATACCGTCTTATAACGGCCATCGAGGCCGCGATTTCGGTCTGCAATCATATCGTTGCCAAACTCGGAAAACCCGCTAATACGTATTCCGAATGCTTTCTCAGGCTTTCTGAGCTGGGTGTAATAAGTGAAGACCTGGCACACAGGCTCTCGATGATGGCAAAGTTCAGGAACATGCTCGTCCATATTTACTGGAGAATACGTGACGAGCGAGTCTATTCGATATTGAGAAACGACATTGGTGACCTCCGTCAGTTTGTGGACGAGGTGCTTGCGTATGTCGAGAGTACATCTAAACAAGGATGA